AACGGGTAGACGAGGAAAGTGTGCACAGCTCGGGCGCGGActcagaaaagaaaaagaacttAGAACAGGAAATCACTGAAAGGGTGAGAACTGAAATGGAAAAATTCAGAAGGAAAGAACCGAAGAGTACAAGCTTCCTAAATATTGGAAACCCATTGTCAGCCGAGATACGAGATGAGCCTTTCCCGTTAAATTATAAGACACCACAGCTGGACGATTACAACGGCACAGGGACCCGATCACACACTTTGAGCTGTTTTCAGGTGGTTATGATGGTGCAAAGTTTGTCCGAAGCTGCCGTTTGCAAACTCTTCCCAACAACTCTGAAGGGACCAGCGACAATCTGGTACCAAAGTCTGAAAGAAGGCTCTATCTGAAGTTTCGACGAGCTAGCGACAACTTTCCGAACTCATTTCGCACCAAGAATACAACGAAAGAAGAAGTCCAGTGATCTCAAACTTTGCTATCAGAAACCGGGGGAGAGCCTGCAAAGCTACATCGGCAGATTCAATGCCGAGGCGGTCGAAGTAGGAAACCTGAATGACGACACCGTGATAGACGCAATGAAGGATAACACAACAATGATGGCATTCCGAGACAACCTGATAACAAATCCGGTGTAAACCTACTCCCAGCTCATGGACCGAGCTTGGAATTACATCAATCTGGATGAAGAACAACGAAGAAATgctacacaaacaacaacacAGTTTCAAACACCGAGAACAACTTTTAATCCACCTGCTAGGCAAGATCGATTTAGGCCAAGAGAGCAACGGCAGTGTGTTCCACCACGAATGGAACCACACTGACCAGTGAAAGTAGAAGACCAAGCCTTCATCCCGCTTAATACGCCGAGATCACACATCTTAATGTGGATTCAAAACAACAATGAACCAGTAAGATACCCATCGAAGCTGCAGTATGAAGGGGACATAAAGAAATACTGTCAATTCCATGATGGTCACGGCCACGTCACGGACGAATGTGGAAGCCTAAAGAAAGAAATCGACCGATTGGTACAAGTCGGTCGTTTAAAAGACTTTGtagtacaaaataaaaattataactcgGGAGGAGGAAACCGAGGCGAGCACGGCGGAAAAAGGGAAGAAGCACCACCaccaaaaaggcaaaatgtatCCGGAGTAATTAACACCATAGCCGGTGGAATGGCCGATCCAGAGTACAAGCGAGGAAGGCTTAAAAGACAGAAAATGGTGATGAACATATCGGTGGCCAAACCTTTACCCGAGGTCAGTTTCGGCATAGCCGACGGCGAAGGAATAGACTTCCCCCACCAAGATCCCTTGGTAATCTCGGGACTAATAGATAATTTCTGGGTAATGAGATAGTTGGTAGATGAAGGAAGCTCAGTTAACCTCATCACGAAATAGGCATACCTCGGTATAGGTTGCTCGGTCCTCAACCTAAAACCGGTCAAAACTCCTCTAGTCGGCTTAGGAGGAACACCGGTGCGAGCTGAAGGAGTGGCAGAATTAACAATTGAACTAGGAAAAGAAAACGGTTCACTGGAAGGAGGCCTAATCGGCGTCACGAAGaaattcaaaacattttttatgGTTGTAGACATGCCACAGGCCTACAATGTGATACTCGGCAGACCAATGCTATACAACACCGGGGCAGTCACATGCATCAAATACTTGTCGATGAAGATACCTACGAAGAAGGAGTGGTGACAGTCAAGGGAAGGCAAGACATAGCCAAACAATGCTACTTGGTGTCAATGAGATGTACCAGAAACCCTCGCTATTGAAACAATGGAGATACCAGACTCAGATGAGGGCAAGCTCGAACCCCATGGAAAGCTGGAAAAAGTCAACCTAGCAGGAGTAACACCAAGATCAGTCCAAGTAGGCGCTGAACTACCCGAACAAGTAAAGAAGGCGATAACAGACATGCTAATAAAAAACGAAATGGAATTTGTCAACACCTCGGGCGAGATTGAAGGGGTAGATCCGACAATCATCTCGCACAAACTAAACATAGACCCAAAACACAAGCCggtcaagcaaaagaaaagagcCTTTGCAGTAGACAGACAAATAGCAATCAGAATCGAAGTAGACAAACTACTAGCGGAAGGTTTCATCAGAAGAGTGTATTATCCGGAATGGCTGTCAAACGTCGTACTCATAAAAAAGCCAAACAGTAAATGGAGACTATGTATAGACTTCACAGACCTAAACCGAGCATGCCCCAAGGATAGCTACCCTTtgccaaacattgaccaactggtcGACTCAACAAGTGGTTACGAGGTCTACTCATTCATAGACGCTGCCCAAGGATACCACCAGATACCAATGTACAAAGAAGACGAAGAAAAAACAAGCTTCATAACCGACAACGGCACATACTGCTACAAACAAATGCCATTCGGATTAAAAAATGTCGGGGCAACCTACCAGCAGTTAATGAACTTCGTATTCAAGGACTAAATTGGTCAAAACATGGAGGTCTATGTTGATGACATCATCGTCAAGTCCAAACAAGTAGAAGATCACGCGAAAGACCTTGAAGAAGTTTTCACCAAGCTGAAGAAATATAAGCTCAAGCTAAATCCGGACAAGTGCTCCTTCGGAGTTCCAGCAGGAAAATTCCTCGGTTACCTCATCTCTCAAAAAGGCATTGAAGTAAACCCGGAGAAAACAAAAGCAATCATAGACATGAAAGCCCCGAAAACCGCCAaagaagttcaaaaactcaatgGAAGAATTACGGCCCTCGGCCGATTTGAGAATGGACTGAAGAATGCCAAAAGTCTTTTGAGGAGCTTAAAAAATTCCTAAGTTCACCACTACTACTCGGACGACCCAATGTAGGAGAAGTGCTATACCTATATCTGAGTGCCATCAATGAAACAGTCGCATCCGTGCTTGTCAAGAAAGAGACAACCGAGCAGAAACCGGTGTACTACACGAGCAAAGTATTAAAAGGGTCTGAACTCAGATACAACAAGATCGAAAAATTTGCGTTCGCATTGGTACTAACGGTAGAAAAACTCAAGAGATATTTCCAAGCTCACACAGTGGTAGTCCGAACAAACCAACCCCTGAAAAAGCACTCGGAAGACCAGAAACCTCTGGACGACTAATCAACTGGTCGGTCATGATGGGATCGTACGGCATCAAATACGAACCAAGAACAACAATGAAGGCTCAGATCCTAGCAGATTTCGTAGCCGAAACAACAACACACGATCAACCCACCGAGGTAGACAAAGATTTGTTCAGCTGGATATTACAAGTAGACGGAGCATCAAGCATGGCAGGAGCAGGCGCAGGCATGATATTAAGGGGACCGCACaagataaaaatgcaaaactcgaTCCATCTAAACTTTCCAGCAACCAACAATGCAGCAGAATATGAGGTTTTAATGGGAGGATTAAGAATGGAAACAGTAGTCAAGGTCGAGTACATTAAAATTCAAAGTGATTCTCAACTAGTGGTTAACCAAGTACTCGGAGTATTTGAGGTCAAAGATCCAGAAATGAAAAAGTATGTAAACCGAGTCAAAGAATTGCTACCAAAAATTGCCGAAGAGGGTGGAGAATGGAAATTAGAGCAAGTATCCAGAGAAGAAAATACAGAGGCGGACACATTGGTAAAGGCCGGAGCAGTCAAAGAAACAAGACAGGGCATACCATATTCCAAACAAAACTTCAGCAACATCCAAAATCCCGAGGCAACATTCCTCATCAACCCTCTAGATAGATGGATGGAAcacatcatatcatacataGAAAATGGGAGCCTTCCCGAAGATAAAAAAGaagcaaaaaaagtaaaacgccgAGCACCGCACTTCTCATaccgagatggcaccttatacAGAAAATCATTTTCACATCCATGGTCCAGATGTCTCACGGTTGAGGAAGGGAAATATGTCCTAGCCGAAATACATGAAGGAATGTATGGAAGCCACATCTCTCACCTAGCACTCTGCCGAAAAGCAATACTAcaaggatactactggccaACACTGGCACAAGATGCagcaaatttggtacaaaaatgCGAAAAGTGTCAGTATCACCAAAACCTACATCATCAACCAACAGCCGAACAAAGCCCGATAATAAGTTCTTGGCCATTCAGCACGTGGGGTATAGATATCGTTGGCCCTTTCCCAACAGCAAGTGGGCAAAGGAGATTCTTAATAGTAACAGTCGATCATTTCTCCAAATGGTAGAAGCCGAAGCTGTCTCCACCATAACCGAAGCACGAGTGCGAAGTTTTGTCCGAAGGCAAATCATTTGTCGGTTTGGAATCCCAAGAATTATCATAACCGACAACGGTAAACAATTCGACAACAAAAATTTCAGAGACTTTTGCACCGGAAAAGGAATCGATCTAAGGTTCACATCGGTCACCCACCCTCAGACCAATGGGATGACCGAGGTGACCAACAGAACTATTGTCAACGGGTTGAAGAAACGCCTAGACGAAGCAAAAAGTCGATGGGCCGACGAGTTACACAGTGTTCTATGGTCATATAGAACCACAGCAAAGGCCGGCACAACCTATGGATGTGAAGCAATGGTGCCAGTAGAAATAGGCATGCCTACCATCATAGTACAATACTTCGATGAGCAACAAAACGAAGAAAACACCAGACTTTGCCTTGACTTGCTAGAAGAGAGAAGAGAACAAGCATTACTGCacatcgaagcatacaagcagAGGATAGCAACATACCATAACAAAAGGGTTAAACCCCTAACATTTGAAGTAGGAGACCTAGTACTACGAAGAGCCGATATAGCAAGAGGTAATGCTGGAGTATCCAAACTCGGAGCAAATTGGGAAGGACCCTACCAAGTAAAGAAAGTAGGAAAAGGAGGGGCCTATTACTTAACATATTTGTCAGGTCGAGATCTACCAAGAACCTGGAATGCCAGAGTTCTTAAAAGATTGTATCATTAGACAACATTCAGGTTAATCGAGTCAGTCAAGGATTTTTTCACTTGCATTCCGGTCAAAGTCAGTTGTAGGCAAGAATGCATATTTTTCccctatcaataaaagaaaacaaagaagaaaCAAAATGTGCCAAAGATAGTAAGACAACTCAAAGCAATTGTTTTACCCGAATTATGCCATAACTTAAAACAACTcaaagcaattgctttacccgaattaagccatagcttaaaacaactcaaagcaattgctttatccgaattaagccatagcttaaaataactcaaagcaattgctttacccgaattaagccatagcttaaaactaCCCCAAGCAATCACTTTACCCGAATTAAGTCATAGCTTAAAACAACTCAAAATAATTACCTTACCCAAATTAAGCCATAACTTAAAACGGCTCAAACCAAGTGCTTTAAATCGAAGAAAGTTATAGCTTAAAACAACTCAAGCAATTGCTTTCACCCAGATAAAACACAACTCAAAACAAGTCAAAAAAATAGCTCCAACCAAGCACAGAGATTActagaaaaacaaaatatatatatataagctaTCACTACAAATTAAGATAAACCATATCCGATACTATAAAAAACCGAAGACAAAGTTGAGcacatgaaaataaataaagatagaTATAAACAGGAAGAACAAAACAAAGCAACCCGAAAAAAAAACCTGATATATCACCGGATAGAATTACATAAAAATCCCTAATCTATTACGGCTTGCGTAACATCATCAGGCAAATTCAAACCATTTCCCGATTTAGAACCACCAGCCTCCTCATAATGACTCACATCAAGCTGCCCGGGCATCAGAGGAACAGTGGGAAGATGGGCGCTTGGATCAGCAACAGATTGGGCGTTCTCCCGGTCCATCTACTCAAACTCTTTACTTAGCTGGGCCACCAATACCGTAGCAGCATCAGACACCTCGGTCTTTTTCCGCATAAGCACCTCATACATGCCGGTATCAAGATAGAGACATTCTGGATCAACATCGGGCAACAGCAGGGGACCCACCCTCTCTTTCAGATCGTCCTCCAGCAAATCAGTCAATTGACCAAATTCGGCAGCTACCTCAGTCCGAACAGCTTTCACGGCCTTCTCAAGCTCTTCCGAGGGGACCTTCTTTTGCTCGGCCAAaagtgttgggttttctaggttcataacgcagcagaatttcaaaaatttatctaaaaacccaaaccaagatccatgtaattcgaattaacagaataagtacttacttgtatgtcgaattcaacagcaatgtaggaaggaaggaggtggttcactttggtgatacctggcctcggatcagaaacacctccaaaagaacgcgtcctctacgagtatccacacgaacagaccttagccaaaactagtgcttgtgtgctagcactattgcttcacaagcaatttcgaatttttaatgatttagtgaataatgaatttcgtaatcttcaaaccaattgcttaatgtgtatttatagtgatacaataacactagggtttgagacaaattcgaatttcaatctcattgcaattcttacaagtttatgtttatcaaaaactcctttttgataatcatccatatatattaattatttattatctttaaaaaataatgaattaaggaaaacacttatccttaatttcgaattaatatatatttattaatatatatatattacgaattatatatatatatatatataataattaatcacttaatcacattgggcttgtacaacccataactgttttgggcctgtttttagtgtgcgaccctgtaggttcatataacgttggcagtaggctcgaaatccctatttcagcccacaagtcacaagtggcctctagcaagacattatgactacccaagttatacgaatatcgataatctgatttaaccatttacaataatattttaatccctttgtctctcgatatccagattgaatataaggcatagttctgtcatccttataatattcaatcattagtttcttgactctaagtagactgaaaatgataactccttatcaattagcatggccatgcatttccttcagtctatctttttcaaggggcccatagatatcttactcaaataaatgagggacaaattccttctcagtcactcacatttctcacatagttactttcatatccaatgacaatctattccattatcctgttaaagataatgtaagactgtatcaaaatatgaaacagctatgtagaaatccatgatgatttcaaggtcaaaggattatactaatagaactgtaatgagaattacttatgacagtgatctatgtagtattctcacagtgggtcatccagtgccttatttctcaaatagcacctatgatttgacttaatatctcatatacatgattagtaaaacataatcattagtcaacatcatactagtctcaaagttctattaagactagggatatatggtatatataattcttttattaaacctaagggttctactatcaagtcacatacttgatgaccttagaaagaattaaccattcaagtctttaatcattaatataaaatgataaaactgccaatcaataaataacaaaatgataaagtcaaaacatggtcaaacatgattgacctagtgcatatcactaacaatctcccacatgcactaggcccaatctacattaaatctaattcccatggacctagtatgactctcatgcttaggctgtggaagagccttagttagcgaatcagcaacattatcatttgtcgaaactctgcatatcttcacgtctcctctctcaatgatttctcgaatgagatgataacgtctaagtatgtgtttggatcgctgatgtgatctgggctcctttgcttgtgctatggccccattgttatcacataacaagttcactggatcggatatactaggaacaactcctaatccagttatgaacttcttgatccaaacagcctccttagctgcgtctgaagcagctatatactcagcttctgttgtagaatcagcaacggtgtcctgcttcgagctcttccagctgaaagcacctccattcaaacaaaacacatatcctgactgtgatttataatcatcaatgtcagtttggaagctagcgtctgtgtaaccctttacaatcagctcatcttcatgaccaccatatagcaagaatgcatccttggttcttctcaagtacttaaggatgttcttaactgctgcccagtgactttcacccggatttgactggtatctgctcgttgtactcaaagcatacgagacatcaggtcgagtgcacaacattgcatacatgatagatccaatagcagaagcatatggaatcttactcatgcggtctcgctcatcctgtgtcttaggacactgagtcttgctgagactgatgccatgtgacattggcaaaaatcctctcttggagtaTTGCATACTAAAcatgtttaataccttatcaacatatgtgctttgacttaggcaaatgagtcttctagatctatctctatagatcttgatgcctaatatataagcagcatcgcccaagtctttcattgaaaaacacttccctaaccatgatttaacattttgcagtatgaGAATGTCGTTTCgaatgagtagtatgtcatcaacataaagcactaagaaaacaatcgcgctcccactaaccttcttgtacacacaaggttcatcttcattcttgatgaatccaaactctttgattgcttcatcaaaacgaagattccaactctgagaagcttgctttaatccataaatggatttttgaagcttgcaaacctttccagaattctctggactggcaaaacccttaggttgtgttatgtacacatcctcaagtaagtttccattaagaaacgctgttttgacatccatttgccatatctcatagtaataatatgcagctatggcaaggagaattcgaatggatttgagcatagcaactggtgaaaaggtttcatcatagtctataccatgtatttgtctgaaaccttttgcaactagtcttgctttataggtatgcacattgccatccatgtcagtcttcattttgaagacccatttgcacccaatagtttttacaccatccgttgggtGAATCAAAGTCCAAACTTATCATACttggattgcatttcagatctcatggcttcgagccatttttcagagtcaggactatttatggcctcttgataggatgtgggttcttcttgatccacaatcatcacatcattgttctcagtaatgagaaatccatatctcataggattatgacgtgtcctatcagacctcctttggccttgtggtacttgtactggttcagcaattgcttgttgattcttttgaggttccattCTAGGTACAATGCtactttgtggttcttgaatttcttcaagttgtactgtactcccactggttcctttggaaataaattctctttccaaaaagataccatttcgagcaacaaacacttcgttctcataagcattgtagaagtaatatcctttagtttctttaggatatcctacaaaaaggcatttgtcagatttgggtgctaatttatctgaaattagtcgcttcacataagcttgacatccccaaatcttaagaaaagacaaactaggagtttttccagtccatatctcatatggtgtcttttcaactgcctttgatggaactctattcaaaatgaatgcagcggtttctaaagcataaccccaaaatgagattggaagatcagtttgactcatcattgatcgaaccatatccaatagagttcgatttctccgttcagacacaccattccattgtggtgttccaggtggagtcaattgagaaacgatcccacaatctcttagatgatctacaaattcttggcttaaatattcaccacctcgatcagatcttagtgttttaatatttttaccaagttgattttgtacttcattcttaaatattttgaacttttcaaaagattcagatttatgtttcatcagataaacataaccatatctactgagatcatcagtaaaagtaatgaagtactgaaatccacctctatcatttgtacttaatggaccacatacatctgtatgtataaggcccaataagtttttagctctttcaccttgtccaataaaaggtgtttttgtcattttgcccattagacaagattcacatgtttcaaatgattcataatcaaatgaattcaaaagtccatcttTTTGAAGTTTTGAgatgcgtttctcatttatatggcctaaacgacaatgccagagataagtagagtttaaatcatttgacttaaacttcttagcattaatgttattgattgatttttcattagtgtcttcaacatttaaaatataaagaccactactgcgtggagcatatccataaagaatgttattatgcgaaatactgcatttattattcctaataataaattcaaaaccatccttgtccaaacaagaaacagaaataatattcctacacatggtaggtacataataacaattgttcaaagataaaataagtccactaggcaaagataactcataagtccctacagctaaagcagcaactcttgctccattgccaactcgtaggtccacttcgccttttgtcaaacttctactccttttgaaaccctgcacattagtacaaatgtgagatccagatccagtatctaatacccatgaatcagaagtagaaagattaatttctataacatgaatacctgaagtggtagtctcactacccttgttcttcttcagatcatccagatatttcttgcaattccttttccaatgtccaggttccttgcagaaaaagcaagttccttcctttggcggtttagctttgggttcatccttggtcttgggcttggacttgggtttagacttcttgaaagcctttcccttgcccttaccagactttttcataccctttcccttgttgaccataagaacatccttaatctcattcttgatgttcttttcagcagtttgaagcatcccatgcaactctgtggtggtcttctccatattatgcataatgaagttcatgatgaaaccatcataagcctcaggcaaagattggagaacaatgtctgtagccaactcttgggcaattgggagaccgagcctatccaaatgttcaagatgacccttcatcttcaaaacatgaggactaactgagccgctagtagtcaacttgcatGAAAGCAAATCgttgatggtattgaacctttcaattcttgctctctcttggaacatttccatgagatcagtaatcatggtgttcgcatccaattccatcatttgcttttggagttcattctccatgcatccaagcataatgcaagtgacatcagtagagtcattgagatgcttcgtataagcatccctttgagctctagtagcagcaggagctggttcttcagggaggggttgatcaaggatatattcctttctttcttgcctaagaacaattcttagatttctgtaccagtccagaaagttagtgccattgagcttatccttctcaaggattgatcgcactgataaagtatgtgtagtgtttgtagccatctctacaacaataaatatacaagtagcatttaataaaaggcacaataaaattcccacaacatatatccataattcatataaaaacccttaatgataatttcaacaattgaaaaataatagtgggacaagatccatatttcaccctacttcaagtaagctttggcttatcactttaagtgtggtttatttaggtaggtaacactttaccaattacatctcatgcaattcttgaacatagaatattaacatcacatgtaagcttgatattctatcttataccctaggttcaaaactattttgataacctagttaagtctaaccaaatcaaacatatggatatcacttttatccaacttatcttacttagatgactttatacatcatgctttggcataACCTATACATTgcaatctaagtcttgataagtgttattacaatgggaggtatattgaagacttaatatttaaataagggtttgttatttatcctatttagttatcctatcttatcacatataaaataatcatgcaaaacatataaccaataagataaacattaaaaacatattatttcactattttaaatcatatttaacaacaatcatataaatatgttattcatgataatttaaatcatatttaaaatttatcattaaagtattaaaataaaatacatgacaaaaacacgccggcttaaaaggataacggtccttaatggggtgtatcagcggggtccaaggggcgcgtccccttggcggggtctgggggcagcgcccctggcgGGGCCCGGGGGCAGAGCCCCAGGCGGTGGTACATCATGCTGCTCCCCCAGCTTGATGAGATCCAGCTCGTGTATATCActaatgataaagtcaaaacatggtcaaacatgattgacctagtgcatatcactaacaaaaaGTACATCATGCTGCTCCCCCAGCTTGATGAGATCAAGCTCGTGTTTGCGTTTAAGCTCAACTCGAGTCTCGGTCAAAGTGGCTACCTCTTTCTTCAGCTCGGCAATCTGCGCATTATATTCCTTGATATGATTATCAAGCACCGATTGAACATTTGCCCGAGCAATATGTTCCGACTCCAGAGTGGCAGCAGCAGCCTCGGCCTTCTCCCGATCAGCGGACGCCTGATTAACCAAATCGTCCTGAACTGAACGAGCGCCGAGCAGATGGTTGATCAACTATCAAAAACGAATCAAAGTCAGGATCGTTAAAAAAAACAACATACCTAAAAATCTAAAGAACAACCCCCATCAATAAAATCCCGAGGATGGGTAATCTTCAGGCTATCCACATCTTTGGGCAAAAAGCAGAGTCGGGCCAAGGAA
This region of Mercurialis annua linkage group LG1-X, ddMerAnnu1.2, whole genome shotgun sequence genomic DNA includes:
- the LOC126665559 gene encoding uncharacterized protein LOC126665559 gives rise to the protein MWIQNNNEPVRYPSKLQYEGDIKKYCQFHDGHGHVTDECGSLKKEIDRLVQVGRLKDFVVQNKNYNSGGGNRGEHGGKREEAPPPKRQNVSGVINTIAGGMADPEYKRGRLKRQKMVMNISVAKPLPEVSFGIADGEGIDFPHQDPLAYLGIGCSVLNLKPVKTPLVGLGGTPVRAEGVAELTIELGKENGSLEGGLIGVTKKFKTFFMVVDMPQAYNVILGRPMLYNTGAVTCIKYLSMKIPTKKEW
- the LOC126665568 gene encoding uncharacterized protein LOC126665568, encoding MGSYGIKYEPRTTMKAQILADFVAETTTHDQPTEVDKDLFSWILQVDGASSMAGAGAGMILRGPHKIKMQNSIHLNFPATNNAAEYEVLMGGLRMETVVKVEYIKIQSDSQLVVNQVLGVFEVKDPEMKKYVNRVKELLPKIAEEGGEWKLEQVSREENTEADTLVKAGAVKETRQGIPYSKQNFSNIQNPEATFLINPLDRWMEHIISYIENGSLPEDKKEAKKVKRRAPHFSYRDGTLYRKSFSHPWSRCLTVEEGKYVLAEIHEGMYGSHISHLALCRKAILQGYYWPTLAQDAANLHVGYRYRWPFPNSKWAKEILNSNSRSFLQMVEAEAVSTITEARVRSFVRRQIICRFGIPRIIITDNGKQFDNKNFRDFCTGKGIDLRFTSVTHPQTNGMTEVTNRTIVNGLKKRLDEAKSRWADELHSVLWSYRTTAKAGTTYGCEAMVPVEIGMPTIIVQYFDEQQNEENTRLCLDLLEERREQALLHIEAYKQRIATYHNKRVKPLTFEVGDLVLRRADIARGNAGVSKLGANWEGPYQVKKVGKGGAYYLTYLSGRDLPRTWNARVLKRLYH